The Streptococcaceae bacterium ESL0687 genome has a segment encoding these proteins:
- a CDS encoding proline--tRNA ligase, with product MKQSKMLIPTLREMPSDAQVISHALLVRAGYIRQISAGIYSYLPLANRVLEKFKNILREEFEAIGAVELLVPALLTADLWKESGRYHTYGEDLYKLKNRDNSDFILGPTHEETMTALVRDEITSYKKLPLNIYQIQPKYRDEKRPRYGLLRGREFIMKDGYSFHSSYDSLDETYNDYKTAYENIFSRAGLNFKAIIGDGGAMGGKDSQEFMAITPSRTDLDQWLILDKSIASLDEIPEEVLNNIKEELTSWLVAGEDTIVYADGGDYAANLEMATSEFKKSNSYTEPLELEKVATPDVKTIDEVSAFLDLPVDTTVKTLLLVADEKPVVILLRGDDELNEVKLTNHLGASDLRPATEDEAVTLFGAHFGSLGPVGLKEGTYVIADRLIETMDNVVVGANEDGFHYINANRDRDFEVSEYVDLRTAKEGEVSPDGRGNLKFARGIEIGHIFKLGTRYSESMDAKVLDENGRAIPIIMGSYGIGVSRMLSAILEQFARVYVEKTPKGDFKYSWSINFPKGLAPFDVHLIPVNTKDEAAVELTNELESKLREVGYEVLVDDRNERAGVKFADSDLIGLPVRVTVGKKANEGIVEVKIRSTGETIEINKDELIDTIKILNK from the coding sequence ATGAAACAATCGAAAATGCTAATCCCAACCTTAAGGGAGATGCCAAGTGATGCCCAGGTAATTAGCCATGCCCTTTTAGTACGTGCAGGTTATATCCGCCAAATCTCAGCAGGAATTTACTCATATCTTCCTCTTGCCAATCGTGTTCTTGAAAAATTTAAGAATATCTTGCGCGAGGAATTTGAAGCCATCGGAGCTGTTGAGCTTCTTGTACCTGCTCTTTTAACAGCTGACTTATGGAAGGAAAGTGGTCGTTACCATACTTACGGAGAGGATCTTTACAAGCTTAAAAATCGTGATAACTCAGATTTTATCTTGGGACCAACTCATGAGGAAACAATGACAGCCCTTGTAAGAGATGAAATTACTTCTTACAAAAAATTACCGCTAAACATCTATCAAATTCAACCAAAATACAGGGATGAAAAACGTCCACGTTATGGTCTTTTAAGGGGCCGTGAGTTTATCATGAAAGACGGTTACAGCTTCCATTCAAGCTATGACAGTCTAGATGAAACTTATAACGACTATAAAACAGCCTATGAAAATATCTTCAGTCGTGCCGGTCTTAACTTTAAGGCAATTATCGGTGACGGTGGGGCTATGGGAGGAAAAGATAGTCAGGAATTCATGGCCATAACCCCAAGCCGTACTGATCTTGACCAGTGGTTAATCCTTGATAAAAGTATCGCTTCTTTAGATGAGATTCCAGAGGAAGTTCTTAACAACATTAAGGAAGAATTAACCTCATGGCTTGTTGCTGGTGAGGATACTATTGTTTATGCTGATGGTGGAGATTATGCTGCCAACCTTGAAATGGCAACAAGTGAATTTAAAAAATCAAATTCATATACTGAGCCTCTTGAGCTTGAAAAAGTAGCGACACCTGATGTTAAAACAATTGACGAAGTATCAGCCTTCTTGGACCTTCCAGTTGATACAACTGTTAAAACCTTACTTCTTGTAGCTGATGAAAAACCAGTTGTTATTCTTTTACGCGGGGATGACGAACTAAACGAAGTTAAACTTACTAACCACCTGGGAGCAAGTGATCTTCGTCCAGCAACAGAAGATGAAGCTGTTACATTATTTGGAGCTCACTTTGGTTCTCTTGGGCCAGTTGGTCTTAAGGAAGGCACTTATGTAATTGCTGACCGTTTAATTGAAACAATGGATAATGTTGTAGTTGGAGCAAATGAAGATGGCTTCCACTATATTAATGCCAACCGTGATCGCGACTTCGAGGTTTCAGAGTATGTTGACCTTCGTACAGCCAAAGAAGGTGAAGTGTCACCTGATGGACGTGGTAACTTAAAATTTGCCCGTGGTATTGAAATTGGTCATATCTTTAAACTTGGAACTCGCTACAGTGAGTCAATGGATGCTAAGGTTCTTGATGAAAATGGCCGTGCAATTCCAATCATTATGGGTTCATATGGAATTGGTGTCAGCCGCATGCTTTCAGCCATCCTTGAACAATTTGCCCGTGTTTATGTTGAAAAAACACCAAAGGGTGATTTCAAGTATAGCTGGTCAATCAACTTCCCTAAAGGTCTTGCACCATTTGATGTGCATTTGATTCCAGTGAATACTAAGGATGAGGCAGCCGTCGAATTAACTAATGAACTTGAAAGCAAGCTTCGTGAAGTTGGTTATGAGGTTTTAGTTGATGACCGTAATGAACGTGCAGGTGTTAAATTCGCTGATAGTGATTTAATTGGACTTCCAGTGCGTGTTACCGTTGGTAAAAAAGCAAATGAAGGAATTGTTGAAGTTAAGATTCGCTCAACTGGTGAAACAATTGAGATTAACAAGGATGAATTAATCGATACAATTAAAATTTTAAATAAATAA
- a CDS encoding PolC-type DNA polymerase III gives MNELFERLMDQINLPLEIRQSADFSGADIANVEVHTISNLWHFYLKFPRLLRVQDYKSLKGHLEEAFSNIARIKLTVLAEDASFSDEDLNDYYPLIFGEEGCSSPSFSNIFENYKLYSENSKVYLVTADLSNLKYFEDKYLPLMEDAYKNFGFKDIKIFTRVDQDLSMKLAKKHEKQVTEATNNQLQKIKSQALSQPQVPAASKKEKKGSTPTIFQMGREIKSNELLTQMVEITTEENRLIFEGYVFDVERKTTRNGRHLLIFKMTDYSSSFVVQKWARNDDEAKVFDLLKTGMWVRARGNVVMNTFTRDLVLEAQDLIEVKKKARMDLMPDDEKRVEFHAHTNMSTMDAIESAGALVERAAKWGHKAIAITDHAGLQGFPEAHSAGKRNGVKILYGVEANLVEDRVPITYNEDDSSLSDSTYVVFDVETTGLSAVYNKLIQVAASKMYKGNVIEEFDEFINPGHPLSEFTTQLTGITDDHVRNAKPLKQVLEDFQEFCQGSILVAHNASFDVGFMNINYSRNNLPEITQPVIDTLEFARNLYPEYKRHGLGPLTKRFGIALDHHHMANYDAEATGRLLFIFLRDVAEKFGVSKISELNTKVVAKDSYKKARVKHATIYAQTQAGLKNLFKLVSYSNVDYFEGVARIPKSVLEAHREGLLVGSACSEGEVFDTVTTKSFEKSLEVASFYDFIEIMPPSVYKPLIAKETIKDEMELQDILKQLVKLGKTLGKPVLATGNVHYLDKTDALYREIIVRSLGPGAMINRPIGRGEKAMPADLPDVHFRTTNEMLDEFSFLGEELAREIVIENTQKMADSFEEVTPVRSDLYTPYIEGAEEEVARLTYEKAHALYGNPLPDLVDLRIEKELNSIIGNGFAVIYLISQQLVERSNDRGYLVGSRGSVGSSFVATMIGITEVNPLAPHYMCPNCQYSKFYDEGQYGSGYDMPEKDCPQCGTRLNKDGQDIPFETFLGFYGDKVPDIDLNFSGEDQASAHLDVRDIFGKDYAFRAGTIGTVADKTAYGFVKGYERDYGKYYRAAEIDRLSQGSTGVKRTTGQHPGGIIVIPNYMDVYDFSPVQYPADDLNAEWQTTHFDFHAIHDNILKLDILGHDDPTMIRMLQDLSGIDPSTIPPDDPDVMKIFSGTEVLGVTPEQIFSKTGTFGVPEFGTSFVRGMLEETKPKTFAELLQISGLSHGTDVWLGNAQELIKAKIANLSEVIGCRDDIMVYLIHAGLEEGMAFNIMERVRKGAWNKMDEAERDKYLAAMKENNVPEWYIESCSKIKYMFPKAHAAAYVLMALRVAYFKVHYPIFYYSAYFSIRAKAFDLKTMGSGLTEVKAKMAEIREKDKNYEATKVEKDLYGTLELCNEMLERGLKFGKLDLYRSDATNFIIEGDTLIPPFRAMDGLGESVAYQIVEARKNGEFLSKTELRKRAGVSQTLVEKMDEMGILGNMPEDNQLSLFDDLF, from the coding sequence ATGAATGAACTTTTTGAAAGGTTGATGGATCAGATAAATCTCCCCTTAGAGATTAGACAATCAGCTGATTTTTCAGGTGCCGACATTGCGAACGTTGAAGTTCATACAATCAGTAATTTGTGGCACTTTTACTTAAAGTTTCCAAGACTTTTAAGGGTTCAGGATTACAAATCTTTAAAGGGTCATTTGGAAGAAGCTTTTAGTAATATTGCAAGGATTAAATTAACTGTTTTAGCAGAAGATGCAAGTTTTTCTGATGAGGACTTAAATGATTACTATCCTTTAATTTTTGGTGAGGAAGGATGCAGTAGTCCGTCATTTTCAAATATCTTTGAAAATTATAAGCTTTATTCGGAAAATTCAAAGGTCTATCTTGTAACAGCGGATTTATCTAATCTCAAATACTTTGAAGATAAGTACCTACCTTTAATGGAAGATGCCTATAAAAATTTTGGGTTTAAGGACATAAAAATTTTTACTAGGGTGGATCAAGATTTATCAATGAAGCTTGCCAAAAAGCATGAAAAACAGGTAACCGAGGCAACTAATAATCAGCTCCAAAAAATTAAAAGTCAGGCGCTTAGTCAACCTCAAGTTCCTGCAGCCAGTAAAAAAGAGAAGAAGGGATCGACCCCTACAATTTTTCAGATGGGCCGGGAGATTAAATCAAATGAACTCCTAACTCAAATGGTTGAAATTACAACTGAGGAAAATCGCCTAATTTTTGAAGGGTATGTTTTTGATGTTGAAAGGAAAACGACTAGAAATGGACGTCATCTTTTAATTTTTAAAATGACGGATTATAGTTCTTCTTTTGTCGTTCAAAAATGGGCCAGAAATGATGATGAGGCCAAGGTTTTTGATTTATTAAAGACTGGTATGTGGGTTAGAGCTCGGGGTAATGTTGTTATGAACACCTTTACAAGAGATCTGGTCCTTGAAGCCCAAGACCTAATTGAAGTCAAAAAGAAGGCTAGAATGGACCTTATGCCTGATGATGAAAAACGAGTTGAATTTCATGCCCATACAAATATGTCTACCATGGATGCTATTGAGTCAGCTGGGGCTTTGGTTGAAAGGGCAGCAAAATGGGGCCACAAGGCCATAGCCATTACAGACCATGCTGGTCTTCAGGGTTTCCCTGAAGCCCATAGTGCTGGGAAAAGAAATGGGGTTAAGATACTTTACGGGGTTGAGGCCAACCTGGTTGAAGACAGGGTACCGATTACCTACAATGAAGATGATTCGAGCCTAAGTGATTCAACTTATGTTGTTTTTGACGTGGAAACAACAGGACTTTCGGCAGTTTATAATAAACTTATTCAAGTCGCTGCCAGTAAGATGTACAAGGGTAATGTCATTGAAGAGTTTGATGAATTTATTAACCCAGGGCATCCCTTAAGTGAATTTACAACTCAATTGACAGGAATTACAGATGATCATGTCAGAAATGCAAAACCACTTAAACAGGTTCTTGAAGACTTCCAGGAATTCTGCCAGGGTTCCATTTTAGTGGCCCATAATGCAAGCTTTGACGTAGGTTTTATGAATATTAATTACTCGCGTAATAATTTACCGGAGATTACTCAGCCAGTAATTGATACCCTTGAATTCGCAAGAAATCTTTATCCTGAATACAAGCGCCATGGTTTAGGACCTTTGACCAAACGCTTTGGTATAGCCCTTGACCACCACCATATGGCCAATTATGACGCCGAAGCTACAGGTAGACTTCTATTTATCTTCCTAAGAGACGTAGCTGAAAAATTTGGGGTAAGTAAAATTTCCGAACTAAATACCAAGGTGGTAGCCAAGGATTCTTATAAGAAGGCACGAGTTAAGCATGCTACAATTTATGCCCAGACCCAGGCTGGTCTTAAAAATCTTTTCAAGCTGGTTTCCTATTCAAATGTTGACTATTTTGAAGGGGTAGCAAGAATTCCTAAAAGTGTCCTTGAAGCCCATAGGGAAGGTCTTTTGGTGGGATCAGCCTGCTCAGAGGGTGAAGTCTTTGATACGGTTACAACTAAGAGTTTTGAAAAGTCACTAGAGGTTGCAAGTTTTTATGATTTTATTGAAATCATGCCCCCATCTGTGTACAAACCACTGATAGCCAAGGAAACAATCAAGGATGAAATGGAGCTGCAGGATATTTTGAAGCAGCTTGTAAAGCTTGGGAAGACCCTAGGAAAGCCTGTACTAGCTACAGGAAACGTTCACTATCTAGATAAGACTGATGCCCTTTACAGGGAAATAATTGTTAGGTCTCTGGGTCCTGGGGCTATGATTAACAGGCCGATAGGACGCGGGGAAAAGGCCATGCCTGCAGATCTTCCAGATGTTCATTTTAGAACAACCAATGAAATGCTTGATGAGTTTTCATTTTTAGGGGAAGAGCTGGCCCGTGAAATTGTAATTGAAAATACACAAAAGATGGCTGATAGCTTTGAAGAAGTGACCCCTGTTAGAAGTGATTTGTATACTCCTTATATTGAGGGAGCAGAGGAGGAAGTGGCAAGACTTACCTATGAAAAAGCTCACGCCCTTTACGGTAATCCCCTCCCCGATTTGGTTGATCTTAGGATTGAAAAAGAGCTCAATAGTATTATCGGTAACGGATTTGCTGTAATCTATCTAATCTCCCAGCAGCTAGTAGAGCGGTCTAATGACCGGGGCTATTTGGTTGGAAGTAGGGGATCTGTGGGTTCAAGTTTTGTAGCTACTATGATTGGAATTACTGAGGTTAATCCCTTAGCTCCCCATTACATGTGTCCTAACTGCCAGTACTCTAAATTTTATGATGAAGGTCAATACGGATCAGGCTATGACATGCCAGAAAAGGATTGTCCCCAGTGCGGAACCAGGCTTAATAAAGACGGCCAGGATATTCCCTTTGAAACCTTCCTAGGATTTTACGGAGATAAGGTACCTGATATCGATTTGAACTTCTCAGGAGAAGATCAGGCCAGTGCCCACTTGGATGTTCGGGATATTTTTGGAAAAGATTATGCCTTTAGGGCAGGAACCATAGGTACAGTTGCTGATAAAACAGCCTATGGCTTTGTTAAGGGCTATGAAAGAGATTACGGTAAATACTATAGGGCAGCAGAAATTGATAGGCTATCACAGGGAAGTACTGGAGTTAAAAGGACAACAGGTCAACACCCAGGGGGAATTATTGTAATTCCTAATTATATGGATGTTTACGACTTTTCACCTGTCCAGTATCCAGCAGATGATTTGAATGCTGAATGGCAGACCACTCACTTTGACTTCCATGCCATCCATGATAATATCCTAAAACTTGATATCCTGGGTCATGATGATCCGACCATGATTAGGATGCTGCAAGATCTTTCTGGAATTGACCCTTCAACCATTCCACCTGATGATCCAGATGTTATGAAGATCTTCTCAGGGACTGAGGTTCTTGGGGTTACACCCGAGCAGATTTTTTCAAAAACGGGAACCTTTGGGGTACCTGAGTTCGGGACAAGTTTTGTTCGCGGTATGCTTGAAGAAACAAAACCTAAAACCTTCGCTGAACTTTTGCAGATTTCCGGATTATCACACGGAACTGACGTTTGGCTAGGTAATGCCCAGGAGCTTATTAAGGCAAAAATTGCTAACCTAAGTGAGGTAATCGGTTGTCGGGATGATATTATGGTTTACCTTATCCATGCTGGTCTTGAAGAGGGGATGGCCTTTAATATCATGGAACGAGTGCGTAAGGGTGCTTGGAATAAGATGGATGAGGCGGAGCGAGATAAGTATCTAGCGGCCATGAAGGAAAATAATGTTCCAGAATGGTATATCGAATCTTGTAGCAAGATTAAATATATGTTCCCCAAGGCCCATGCGGCAGCTTATGTTCTCATGGCCCTTCGTGTTGCCTACTTCAAGGTTCATTATCCTATCTTTTACTATTCAGCCTACTTTTCAATTAGGGCCAAGGCCTTTGATCTGAAAACAATGGGAAGTGGTCTTACAGAAGTTAAGGCTAAAATGGCTGAAATCCGTGAAAAGGATAAAAATTATGAGGCAACGAAGGTCGAAAAAGATCTTTACGGAACCCTAGAACTTTGTAATGAAATGCTTGAACGTGGCCTTAAATTTGGTAAGCTTGATCTTTATAGAAGTGACGCAACAAACTTCATTATTGAAGGGGATACCTTAATTCCACCATTTAGAGCCATGGACGGTCTAGGCGAATCAGTTGCCTATCAGATTGTTGAAGCCCGCAAAAACGGAGAATTTTTATCGAAAACAGAGCTTAGAAAAAGGGCAGGTGTTTCTCAGACTTTGGTTGAAAAAATGGATGAAATGGGAATCCTTGGCAATATGCCTGAGGATAATCAACTGAGTCTCTTTGATGATTTATTTTAA
- a CDS encoding phosphatidate cytidylyltransferase encodes MRERVITGVVAGGIFILAILKGGLILNLLVAALAVIALSELFKMANLPFLSLEGGLSSLATLALVLPMNTYFPKLGVDSQLMLFTFFVFSLLAGMVFSKGQYKYENIGFPFLSAFYIGIGFQSLLNARLNSLFVIFLALFIVWATDIGAYFAGSKYGKHKLIPSVSPNKTIEGSLGGILSAVVTSFLMAILFSKYAPNISLGKLLFLTIIFSVVAQLGDLVESSIKRQYGVKDSGDILPGHGGILDRFDSLLFVFPIMHLFGLF; translated from the coding sequence ATGAGAGAAAGAGTTATTACTGGAGTTGTAGCTGGAGGGATTTTTATTCTAGCAATTCTCAAGGGTGGCTTGATTTTAAACCTTTTAGTAGCAGCTTTAGCTGTTATAGCTCTTAGTGAGTTATTCAAAATGGCAAATCTGCCATTTTTATCACTTGAAGGTGGGTTGTCTTCCCTTGCTACCTTGGCTCTAGTTCTTCCGATGAACACTTATTTTCCAAAACTTGGAGTGGATAGCCAACTCATGCTCTTTACCTTCTTTGTCTTTAGCCTACTAGCAGGTATGGTCTTTTCAAAGGGTCAATACAAGTATGAAAATATTGGCTTTCCTTTCCTATCAGCCTTCTATATTGGAATTGGTTTTCAGAGTCTTTTAAATGCTAGGTTGAATAGTTTGTTTGTTATATTCTTAGCCCTCTTTATCGTTTGGGCGACTGATATCGGTGCCTATTTTGCAGGAAGTAAATACGGCAAGCACAAGTTAATTCCTTCAGTTTCTCCTAATAAGACAATTGAAGGATCCCTTGGGGGAATCTTATCGGCTGTCGTGACAAGTTTTCTTATGGCCATTCTTTTTTCTAAGTATGCACCAAATATCTCTTTAGGGAAGCTTCTTTTCCTAACTATTATCTTTAGTGTGGTAGCTCAGCTAGGAGATTTGGTTGAAAGCTCTATCAAGCGTCAATACGGGGTTAAGGATTCAGGTGACATTCTACCAGGTCACGGGGGAATTTTAGACCGTTTTGATAGTTTGCTATTTGTTTTTCCAATAATGCACCTTTTTGGTCTCTTTTAA
- the rseP gene encoding RIP metalloprotease RseP, with product MEVIKTLVTFIIIFGVIVIVHEFGHFYFAKKAGILVREFSIGMGPKLFGHIGRDGTAYSIRMLPLGGYVRMAGWGDDDTEIKTGTPVGLTLVDGLVTRINLRQGTSYLEELPMFVTSYDFENALTITGEVAGDERIYPVNHDATIIEADGTEVRIAPSDVQYQNASLKGRLMTNFAGPMNNFILGILAFILAAFLAGGVQDLSTNQIGEVASDSPAAQAGLESGAYIEKINGVSISNWDDLTKNIGESQVASLTFDVVQDGQSKELKITPNKVEDRYLVGIAPHIKTGFMDKISYGFSESLSASTAIVKALGDLIVKPNINKLGGPVAMYQMSGTAAQAGLSTVVKFMAILSINLGIFNLIPIPALDGGKIVFNIIEAIRRKPISPEKEGIITAVAMVFMIILMIAVTWNDFMRLF from the coding sequence ATGGAAGTTATTAAAACACTAGTTACATTTATTATAATTTTTGGTGTAATTGTAATCGTTCATGAGTTTGGTCATTTTTACTTTGCCAAAAAAGCAGGGATCCTTGTCAGAGAATTTTCAATTGGAATGGGCCCCAAGTTATTTGGTCATATAGGTCGTGATGGAACAGCCTACAGTATTAGGATGCTCCCTCTTGGAGGCTATGTCCGTATGGCCGGCTGGGGTGATGATGACACAGAAATTAAAACAGGTACGCCAGTTGGTCTTACTCTTGTTGATGGTCTTGTGACAAGGATTAATCTAAGGCAGGGAACAAGCTATTTGGAAGAGCTGCCCATGTTTGTGACCTCTTATGATTTTGAGAATGCTCTAACCATTACCGGTGAGGTTGCAGGTGACGAAAGAATCTATCCAGTAAATCATGATGCAACAATTATTGAAGCTGACGGGACAGAGGTTAGGATTGCACCAAGTGACGTTCAATACCAAAATGCAAGCCTTAAAGGGCGCTTGATGACAAACTTTGCAGGGCCTATGAATAACTTTATTTTGGGAATCCTTGCTTTTATTCTAGCGGCCTTTCTAGCTGGTGGTGTTCAGGATCTTTCAACCAATCAAATTGGCGAGGTCGCAAGTGACTCTCCTGCAGCTCAAGCAGGCCTTGAATCAGGTGCCTACATTGAAAAAATTAATGGTGTTTCTATCTCAAATTGGGATGATTTGACTAAAAATATAGGGGAAAGTCAAGTAGCTAGCCTAACTTTTGACGTTGTTCAAGACGGACAAAGTAAGGAGCTTAAAATAACTCCGAACAAGGTGGAAGACCGTTACTTGGTCGGCATTGCCCCCCATATTAAAACAGGGTTTATGGATAAAATAAGCTACGGTTTTAGTGAATCACTAAGTGCTTCTACAGCGATTGTTAAGGCTTTGGGAGATTTGATCGTAAAACCTAATATCAATAAGTTGGGTGGTCCAGTTGCCATGTACCAAATGAGTGGAACAGCAGCCCAGGCGGGTCTTTCAACAGTTGTTAAATTTATGGCAATTTTATCAATTAATCTGGGAATTTTTAACCTAATTCCAATCCCAGCTCTTGACGGGGGTAAAATTGTCTTTAACATAATTGAAGCCATCCGTAGAAAACCAATAAGCCCAGAAAAAGAAGGAATAATTACAGCAGTTGCCATGGTCTTTATGATTATACTAATGATTGCTGTAACCTGGAATGACTTTATGAGACTATTTTAG
- the dxr gene encoding 1-deoxy-D-xylulose-5-phosphate reductoisomerase has product MKKICLLGATGSIGSSTLDIIENNPHKFQLLAISFGQNLAKARAIIEQFKPLYVATQSEENASLLKKDYPGLQVFYGDEGLAELVEVDYDLLLNAVMGSVGLLPTMRAIELGRDIAIANKETLVVAGDFIMPAARAKGVKILPVDSEHSAIFQLLEGVKNSDLRDITITASGGSFRDKKRSELKGVSVEDALNHPNWFMGAKITIDSATMVNKGLEVIEAHHLFNLDYGRINVLMHRESVVHSLVTTHDGAMFAELGASDMRQPIQYALTYPNHEPLIKEKDFSLADMACLHFEQVDYERFPMLALAFEVGRLGGSFPAVYNAANEIAVASFLAGEIEFLEIETVIERAVARHTEVAQLSLEKLIAIDQQTRKSVKEWIKNKDVGFESQGG; this is encoded by the coding sequence ATGAAAAAAATTTGTTTGTTGGGTGCTACGGGATCAATTGGATCAAGTACCCTAGATATAATTGAAAATAATCCCCATAAATTTCAGCTGCTTGCAATAAGTTTTGGACAAAATTTAGCCAAGGCTCGCGCCATTATTGAACAATTTAAGCCTCTTTATGTAGCAACCCAATCAGAAGAAAATGCTAGTCTTTTAAAAAAGGATTATCCAGGTTTACAGGTTTTTTATGGTGATGAAGGGCTAGCTGAGCTTGTTGAAGTTGACTATGATTTACTTTTAAATGCTGTGATGGGAAGTGTTGGTCTTCTTCCAACCATGAGGGCTATTGAACTTGGAAGGGATATTGCTATTGCCAACAAGGAAACCCTAGTTGTTGCAGGAGATTTTATCATGCCAGCAGCAAGGGCCAAGGGAGTAAAAATACTTCCTGTTGATAGTGAACATTCAGCAATTTTTCAACTTCTTGAAGGGGTGAAAAATTCTGACCTAAGGGATATAACCATAACAGCTAGCGGAGGTAGTTTCAGAGATAAGAAACGCTCAGAACTCAAAGGAGTTAGCGTTGAGGATGCCTTAAATCATCCCAACTGGTTTATGGGAGCAAAGATTACAATTGATAGTGCTACCATGGTTAATAAGGGGCTTGAGGTCATTGAAGCCCATCACCTTTTCAATCTTGATTACGGGCGAATCAATGTTCTTATGCATAGGGAAAGTGTGGTTCACTCCCTTGTAACTACCCATGACGGGGCTATGTTTGCAGAACTTGGAGCCAGTGATATGAGGCAACCCATTCAGTACGCCCTTACCTATCCTAACCATGAACCCTTGATTAAGGAAAAGGATTTTTCTCTGGCTGATATGGCCTGCCTTCACTTTGAACAAGTTGATTATGAACGTTTCCCTATGCTTGCCTTAGCCTTTGAGGTTGGTCGCCTTGGTGGAAGCTTTCCTGCTGTATATAATGCAGCAAATGAAATAGCTGTGGCTTCATTTTTAGCAGGCGAGATCGAATTCTTAGAAATTGAAACTGTCATTGAAAGGGCAGTTGCTCGTCACACGGAAGTAGCCCAATTAAGTCTTGAAAAACTGATAGCAATTGATCAACAAACCAGAAAATCAGTTAAAGAATGGATTAAAAATAAGGATGTAGGCTTTGAATCTCAAGGAGGTTAG